gtcaCGCTGCCTCTCATTACGGACACGGCGGGGCCCGTCACCCTCCCACCGCGCGGCAATTAAGGGCTGCCAACACCGGCAGTTAATTAGCGCCAGCGGTGAGTGCTGGGAGGTGACGGCCGCACGGCTGGCGGAGGGGACGGGCTCGGGGACGTGTCCCCCCAGGGGGACGTGGGGTGGGAGTAGCCGCGATTTGGGCTGCTGGGACCAGCTGTGCTGTCGCGGGGTGCCTCACGGCCGGTGACACGGAGAGGGTGCGCAGTGACAAGTGGGTGCAGGGGGTGCCACTGGGGAGGATCCCGCACTGTGACGGTGTGTGGcaccccaggctgtgcagtgACGGTGACAGTGGGTGACACCCCGTGGGCCatgcagtgacagtgacactgggtGATACACCGTGGGCCGGCAGTGACGGTGACAGCGGGTGACACCCCGTGGGCCACGCAGTGACATAGCATTGTgtgacagccccagcaccagggaCTGATGATGACTCTGTGTGACAATCCACGGGAGCTGCAGTGACACTGCGTGGCACCCGGCGGCcccacagtgacagtgacaccctgTGCACTGCgcggtgacagtgacaccatGTGACACTCCAGGGAGCAACAGTGGAGCTGTGCAACACcgcagggctgcacagcagctccgTGTGACACGAGTGGAGCTGTGCAGCCatggtgacactgtgtgacacccCAGGGAGGTGTGCAGTAACACGGACACTGTGCCACACCCCGGGGGCCACGCAGTGATAGTGACACCTGTAACAACAGATGCCATGcagtgacactggtgacaccaGTACCATGTAGTGACACCACTCTCGGCCCCCCCGGCCTGTTCCCCGTTTGTGGGTGTTGAGGCGCCCACCCAGTTCACAGCTGCGGACATGTCCCATGGGGGGACATCACCCTGTACCTGCAGCCTCAGCGGGGAAAATGTGCCCCCACCCCCTGTCCCAGCGGGGACAGATGGATTGTGCTCCAGGAATGGGGTACACCAGGGAGGGAGTGCATTGTGGAGGGGATACTTCAGGGATGGAGCTCCAAGAAAGGGAGGTTTCAGGAATTAAGTGCCGGGGGAAGGGGATGCTCTGAGGAAGGGGTGCTGCAGAGAGGGGGTGCCCCAGGAAGGGGGTGCACTGAGGAAGGAAGtgttccctgcagggctgctccggTTCGTACggggtgcaggagcagggggtgcagcaggaggagTGTCCGTCTGTCACGAGCCCCTCCAGCCGCAGCAGAATCGATCCGGCCGCCAATTTGCACAGTCAAATATTTGGCTTCACGGCGCGGGGCCGGCTCTGCTCGAGCCGCCCCGGTGGGCGCGGGCCCGCGGTGACGGCGGTGGCCGCTCCGCGATCGATGGCGGGACGTGAGGTGAgctggggccggggctgtgccggggctGGGCCGTGCTGCAGCACCCACGATCCTCCATCAGCACCCACGGGCCTTAGGAGCTCATGTGGGGCCTGCTCAGGGGGAAGCACCCGTGCCACGAGCGCAGGGGCTCAGCCAGGGTGTCCTCCAGGCCCCCACACGGCCACCCATCGCCGATACcgcccagcccagggagctgagccACCCGGCACCGGCAGGGGACGGCTGAGGCTCGGCCACACGGCCACTGCCACGGGTGGCCATGGGCTTGTGCCCGAGGGGGTTTGGCTGGGGCGTGGGACGGGCAGGAGTGGGactggtggtgctggggcagctcccacGGATGGGCACTACACAGCTGCCATGGACACAACTCCACAGCCAAGCTCCGGAGCCCTTCCCCCGTGGGTGCCAACGCCTGGGCCCACAGCCCACGCAGGGGGCTCAGCCCTCACTTTAGCCCAGGGCCCCCGCACCAGGCTCCCCGGCCACGCCAGCAGCCCTGTGGCTCGCCATGCCCCTAGATCCGCTCGCTCCCTCGGCCCCGCTAAACTCGTTAGCGGCGGGGCGAACGTCAGCCGGGCGGGAGCGAAGCGCCAAATGCGATTACGGCCCCGTCTCGCTCCCTCCTTCCACCCCCGGCCCCATTTATCGCGGAGGCGGGCGGCAGGGAGACGGAACTGGCGCTTATCTCGGCCGAGAAATCCCGCTCCGGCCGTGATTTATGGCTGGCTGCGAGGAACTCCAGCGGCACTGCACAATTACGGAGCATTTAAAGCACGGGGTCAGCGCTCGAGTAcggctcccccagcacagctgaagaATCGGGGTAGCCAGGTGGGCAATCCAGCTCGGGATGTTCCCTGGGGCTACACAGGGACCACCAGGTCTCTCTCTGGGTGGGTGAGACATGGGACCTCACTCATGCAGGTGCAGACTGGGACTCAGGGGTGGACAGGGGTGGAAGAGTGCCTGGCACCAACAAGGGGCACGtgctggctggggacaccctgggaagGTCGCCGTGCCTAAAggatggcacaggggacacgCAGGACACTGCCTCACAGGACCAAGGTCAGGCAGGAGGGTGGCAGCATGTTGCAGGATCCCAGGGATCACCATGTGCAGGGAGGttgccaggggctggcagcacccacCTTTCTCAAGGTGTGGGGACAAGcagtggcagtggggacaggggtaCCCCAGAGGGAACCCTGTGCTGGCCACAGAGAACCACAGCAGGTCCCAGCATCACATCCCAGCAAGCCAGCCCCACTCTGTGGGGTGCCCAGAGCCAACACTGAGCCACATCCACCCCAAGGAAGGTCATGGCAGGGCtgatgctctgagcagctcctggagcagctcagggatgtttactgggaaaagcaggagcagccagcagctcttcctgtgTGTGCTGAACTTTACAGAGTGCAGCCGTGCCCCGGCATAGGAACaagctgggagcaggctgggaagAGCCACGGGAGCAGCCGCaggatgcagagcagctgctgttcagtgttttattaaaacaaaagtgAAGATCCAGCACCCGCCTCGCCCAGACTCGGCTCTCCCACCGGGAAACTGCCGCCGAAGGAAGCTCatacagcaggaaatgagtttGAACgaggcagagcccagcttgCTACAAGGTGGATCAGAGCCTCGGATCCAAAGCCAAGGATGACCCACAAGTGATGGCTACAGAAACAGAGGGCAGGGGGGAGGAGCAGCCATCTGAACACCCTATCCATGTGAAGGAGGTGCTGTCCTCCCCTTTGCTGATTTAACAAGTTTTCATTAAATCAACATGAAAGAGGGGAAATCCCAAGTCAAAATTTGGATTAGGAGGGCTGAGCTATGAGGAATCACAGGAGGCAATAATAGGGCCTGAAAAGACACCCAGCCCTAGGGAGGAGATTGTCCTGGAAGACATTAAAGTGAGATTGTACCCGATTAAGGTGAGATTGTACCCGATTAAAGTGCCTCAGCTTACTGAAGACCCACAACAGAGACCCACATGGGGACAAGGGCCTCAtcccacagacacagctggTGGGTGAGAACCTGAGCAAGGAGAACGTGCCTGAAAAACGCTCTGGCTGTGTTCACCTTGGGAAGCGTGCAAGGAGACGCCTCATACCGCTGTCTGCATTCAGCTGGCAAAGCTCATTAACAGAGGTGGCCTTTCACTGCCCTTTTCAAACAGGGAAATTCAGGCCCCTTCCCTGACTAAGAGAAAAGGTGAATTAAGAGATGAAATGCCGGATGAGGAGGAACACCAGCCCTCCGAGCCCAGCCACAGCCGTGCCCACGGCCAGGCGTGCCCAGAGGAAATGCAGGGAATCCTCGAGGTGGGCGTGCAGGCGCAGCACCTGCCGGCGGGTGCTCTCCCGGTCCCCGCAGTTGTCGATGACATGCGTGGCCCATTTGCGCTTCTCTTCCAGGGGCAGCTGGGCGCTGATCCGAGCTTCGGCCTCGGCCACGCCCAACCCGTTCCTCTTCATCAGCCGCGCCAGCTGCGTCGGGGGGTCACTGCCGGGCGgagcacaggctgagctgggggtgggagggaacGGGGGATCTGCCTTCCTCGGGCACCAGGGGGAATCACTGGGATAAAATGGGAATGAGAGAGGTGCCCCTGTCGTTTCACACAGCCAGCCTGCACTTGGATCAGCAGAGCCACCACTGCCTGGGTTGTTCTCAGCATTCACACAGCCTTTAACAGTGCCCTAAATCCTGCCCTGATAGAGCATGGGTTGTGGAAGGCCCAAAGGCAGTGAATTTCCCTCTGTGATGGTGCCAGGTTCCAGGGAAAGCTCAGGAAGGCTCTCATGCACTATAAGGGAGGTGTCACTTCTCTCGATGGGCTCTGTACCAGAGCTGAAACTGAACCTTCACCAGAGTGGAGACACACAGTGGTTCCCTCTGAGACACGTGGCATTGTCCCTGTCCTCATGGTTGCCAGAGCACTTACCAATAAACCAGCACTGTGTATTTCATAAACCTGGTCAATCCGCGGGTCTCGAAGAGCAGAGGGATGTCAAGGATCACGTAGTGATAGCCTGTGGAAATGGCAACATTCCCCAAAAAAGGGAACAGTGTTaacccccattcccaaatccttcaTGATGCACGCACACCAtggctgggaaaagcaaagcaagcaggAGCTCTACAGCTCCATGATTACAgccaagcagagcagagcctccTGGCCCTCCTCCCTCTCACAGGGAGGAAATGGTTCCAGTCCAagtttccagaggaaaaaaaaaaaaaaaaaacaaccctaacCTGGCTGCTCCAGACCAAAGGTGAAACTGCAGAAATATAATGAGGAGCTGAAATGAGGAGCTGAAatgagagcagcagtgcctggctggcaagagcagcagcagtgtgctgtgctggcctcTCCCGGGAagcagtgcccacagcaggatCTGCTCTCCACTCCTTCTCTTGTCCAAGACTTCACCAGGCTGCAGCCATCTGAGCTAAcatttcccagctcagctttcctCCCTTTATGAAAAGCTTTGGCTAAATAGTTCCATTTTTTCAAGGGGAGCAACGAAATCCCTGCAGAcctcctgcagctgtgacacTGAAACACGAGGGAGcctccaggcacagcccaaGGGCTGAACCCTCACTAAAATTGGCTGAGTTTGGTTTAAAACCTCTGTCACCACAGGAAACAGAGCTTGTCACAGTCAATCGCTGTCCCCCTGGTTCTCCCAGTGCCTCTGCCCTTGGCCAGTGTTTGGGGAGATGGGAGATGCCCTGCTGAGTCTGAGGGAGAaggtgaggggaggggaaagcTCTAAGTCACGACTTCACTCCTCTATGTGTGCCCCAGTCATGGGGACACCTCAGGTCTTGTTGGTGTTCCCTCTTTATAACCCCCCTAAAACCAAGCTGCCTACAGCAAGGAAAGTCTTGACAAAGACATCATCATCCAAGGAGCCACCATTCCACCAGCATCTCCGCCCTGAGAGGTTTCTCACTGCCCTCTGATTTGATCGATCAGAGCTTTCCTTACACAGCGATCCTCAGAGACAACATCCAGCTATCCCAAATCATTAAATCCTGACTAATGAGGACAAAGCAGCCTGCTGAAGCCACACAGTGTTCTCGCCGAGGGCCAGGACAGCATCCGCCTCCAGAGCCCGCAGCCCCAAGTTCAAGACTGCATCTCTGGCTCGTGGCATTCCTGCCTGTTGCTTCCTTtgtgcttcctcctcctcaccccgCAGCAGAGCTTGGCCCCGTGGTGCCCTGGCCTGCTCAGCTCtcacagggctcagctctgaTAAGCACCACGAATCCAGACTGACTCTATTAAAGCATCCGTCTGTCTACACGGAGACCTCCGGAACAGCTGGTGATCTTATCTGGCatttccccagcccagcctgacaGCTGCATTTGTTCCATTTATCAGGGGGAACACGGGACTTTGGAAGCCACAGCTGTCAGCCCATTCCTCACCTTATCGACACTCAAAGGGCTCCACAGCTTGCAGTgaagctggagcaggctgggggcagggagggataTTTGGCCGTTTCGGGAATGTGACATTATCCGGTGGGTAATCTCGGCAAAGCTGCTCCAAGGCCCTACAGATACACTTTAAACCGCAAAGGAAAGCGGTGAAGGGCAGCAGTGAAAGGCAGGAGTGAATCAGGAATGAATCCTCCAAACACTGACACCAAAGGCCACTGAAGGCAGAGCACAAAGGCTGTCACTCAACgtcccttccctttctctgtcatccctgtccctctctccaCATTCAAACCaaaggcagagggagcagggatggctccTGCCCAAGCAGGAGTCCTGGCAGGCTGGACATGGCCTCTTACCGAGTACAAAGTACTTCAGGACCTGCTTCAGCATCTCCTTCAGGATCTCAGGGTGGGTGATGGAGTTCAGCAGCCGCCGTTTCTCTGGCTGGGAGAAGACAATGTTTCCAAGAGCCTCACGATTTATCTCGCCGTTCTCCAGGAGGATCTCGGtgccaaagtgctgcaggatcTGCTGATGGGCCTTGGAGTGGGGCTGCACCACTGAGAACATCAAACAGCCAGGGGTGAGAGCCAGTTTTACAGCACAGTCAGTGTTTGCATCAGCAATCACCCTCAGATGGGGTTTGCTCATTAACTAACAGAGCTGATGCTCCCATGGCAGCACATCTGCCTGCAGCACATCTGTCCTGGCACCAcatctgcacagcccagcagctcctgccagaaCAGCCCAAGGTCCCTCTGAGGGCTGACACCTGGGAGATCAAAGTCCTGCAGACATTAATTCAGCACCACGACCCTCCTGGCACGTGCTGCTGCTCATGGTGACAAgtcagcagggcaggcaggaggacaCGGTGATGGCCACACGccaaggctggagcaggagctgggctgagcccatTCCCAACAGGGATTGAGCAGGGAGATCCTAAAGGGACCAGGACCAGCTGAAAACTTCAGCACTATGTGGATACTCACTGCTGCAACttggctctgggtgctgctgaggtgttttttttactgtctttcACATCAGTGTCACTaaattcttcaggaaaatgATCACAAAAACCTTCTAAAAGCTCAATCCCCAATCAGCCCTTGCAGGGGCTCTGTCGTTACAGGAGTGTATAACTTtaaagccaccaaaaaaaatcaccaacaaAAGGGATGAAGCAATAAAACCATAATTAAGCTCCAGCTGAGGGTAACCACAGCGAAGGACAGACCGCAGATAATCATCTCTCCCAAATCCAGGAACATTGCCACAGGTTGCAACCTCAGGCCAACCTCATAAAAGTCTTTAAGACCAATTCTTTTCTCCCATGGAATATCACATGGAGGCAGTTTCAGGACGGGTGAAATCCATATAGTAAACAAACACATATAAGAAAGGAATTGGTGCAAAATAAAGTGATTGGCAGAAAACTTTCAGAGAGTATCTGTAGTGTTTTCCTACCGTCTCTGAGGGCTTTTAGCACCTCCAGCAAATTTCCTGCACTTCCAGGGGAATTACAGTGCAATAAAATGTTAAAGCATCACAGCTTTGAGTGGCTACACAGTAAGTTCTTCACCAAACAGAAAAGCTCAGGCACTTCCAAATGACAGCACTGCACCATGGCTCAGCAGCAGACCCCAAACCAGCTGCATGTAGGATCTACAGCCCTCAGAATCCCAGACTGATTTAGGggaaagctcatccagtgccaccccctgccatgggcagggacaccttccactatcccaggttgctccaagcactgtccagcctggccttggacacttccaggaatggggcagccacagctgctctgggcagcctctgctctCCTTGTTCTCCTGGTGGGGTGAAGGGATTAACATCTCACAGATAATCAGCAAAAACAAGGTCTGCTCTGGTTTTACTGAGTCAACAGATCTGAGATTCTGGGTCTTTTCTTCAGCCCAAGCAGCACATTTTGAGAGCAGCAAGAGGCAGgtgtgcagtgcaggagcaCGTACCAAACTCTTGCCCCTGACCTGGGATCTCTggaacctctttttttttttttttttagcacattaattttgtaattttgtggTCTGATCTCTCAGAACCACCAGAAAAACAACATCCAGCAGAGAGGAACATTCTCTTTCACCAATGTATCTGAGTGACAGGATGGGTGTCCTGGGGCTCAGGGGAGGTATCACACTCTAGCCAGGGGATCCCACTTTACAGGGAACCACATTTATTTTTGCCCAGAGTTGGCTTTCAAAGCTGGGAAGCATCACACCTCAGGGGATGGAAACTCAGAGCACAATCTCCCCACGGTGTTTATTAGGTcatgattctttttttctttattaaaaacatatcctagttccaacccccccCCCCGGGCAGATGCTCCGCAGCCCCGCGGACCgggaggcaggagggaaacCCTTCTGCGATGTACCCAGAGCACCCTCTGCCGTCAGCGCTTCCCGGCAGCGATCCCGGTTGTCAGGGGAACCTCGgcgagcaggagcagctctggaaaactCACCCTGCCTGGCAATAACATCGGCATCGATCacggcacagcccagctcccgcAGCACCGCCACCACTGTGCTCTTCCCCGATGCGATCCCACCCGAGAGTCCCACCAGGAACATCGTGCTCTGcaagggaaagagaagagcTGCAAAACGTGCCAGAACAAGGCCATTTTGTTCATACTGAGCACATCAAATATTTAGTCCTGAGCAGGCAACTTCATTCAAAGCTCATTTTCCTACTTTCTCAGGGTGTCACTGAGATATCAGCAGGATTTTGGCACCCTCTGACCTGGGTATCCCTGTTCCACATGCAGGAGGACAGTGTTGGATTAAACAAGGTTTCTCTGGACCCCCCTAACTCTGGATGTGCCACTTGAGCCAGCCCTAAGTTCCTGCAGCTGGTTTat
This Catharus ustulatus isolate bCatUst1 chromosome 23, bCatUst1.pri.v2, whole genome shotgun sequence DNA region includes the following protein-coding sequences:
- the DCAKD gene encoding dephospho-CoA kinase domain-containing protein — its product is MFLVGLSGGIASGKSTVVAVLRELGCAVIDADVIARQVVQPHSKAHQQILQHFGTEILLENGEINREALGNIVFSQPEKRRLLNSITHPEILKEMLKQVLKYFVLGYHYVILDIPLLFETRGLTRFMKYTVLVYCDPPTQLARLMKRNGLGVAEAEARISAQLPLEEKRKWATHVIDNCGDRESTRRQVLRLHAHLEDSLHFLWARLAVGTAVAGLGGLVFLLIRHFIS